One genomic segment of Chloroflexota bacterium includes these proteins:
- a CDS encoding response regulator transcription factor, with translation MDKAETIKVMLVDDHDMVRRGLAAFLRAKPDLELVGEARNGEEALLVCQRSRPDVILMDLVMPRMTGAEATRLIRDDCPEVQVIALTSFEDKDLVRDALQAGAIGYLLKNVSVDDLAAAIRSAHAGRSTLAPEAIQALVLVQDELQIGQDLTGREREVLALLVTGKSNPEIAECLVISRATAKAHVSNILSKLEVSNRAEAVAVAMEHKLVR, from the coding sequence ATGGACAAGGCTGAAACGATTAAAGTGATGCTGGTCGACGATCATGATATGGTGCGCCGTGGGCTGGCAGCCTTTTTGCGGGCCAAGCCTGACCTGGAATTGGTTGGTGAAGCCCGAAATGGCGAGGAGGCATTGCTTGTTTGCCAGCGGTCCAGGCCGGATGTGATCCTGATGGATCTGGTCATGCCTCGCATGACCGGCGCCGAGGCGACACGACTGATCCGTGACGACTGCCCCGAGGTGCAAGTGATCGCGCTGACCAGTTTCGAGGACAAGGATCTGGTGCGGGATGCCCTTCAGGCTGGAGCAATCGGTTATCTGCTGAAAAACGTCTCGGTGGACGATCTGGCGGCAGCCATTCGCAGTGCCCATGCCGGGCGTTCAACCCTGGCACCGGAAGCCATTCAGGCGCTGGTGCTGGTCCAGGATGAACTCCAGATTGGCCAGGATCTGACCGGGAGGGAACGAGAGGTGCTGGCTCTTCTGGTGACGGGCAAGAGCAACCCCGAGATCGCAGAATGTCTGGTAATCAGCCGAGCCACCGCCAAGGCCCACGTAAGCAATATTCTCTCCAAGCTGGAGGTGTCGAACCGGGCGGAAGCGGTGGCGGTTGCCATGGAGCACAAACTGGTCCGTTGA
- a CDS encoding RDD family protein has product MSYTGMLGQYAGFVTRLVAFVIDALIVIASISIINGALTLMLGFFGIDVAGCLADATQFAGLSLLCWIVNLVIVGVSLLFSPVYFIFFWTLAGQTPGKAIMGIRVVRLDGQKVSLWTALVRYIGYFVSFFLAGIGFLWVLIDDRRQGFHDKLAKTSVLYAWDAEQNELLVARVEGRLRGGDASASLEAMWTNDFEIGKKYDLLMVLADNFRKVRSSFNALQRAMNEGSFTVNKGGLYVKDLQGELVPLAGRDLAIEDTYLAVLDQGKHWGIPPDIQQEIESEVPPSGFVMVIILERPSADIAYQILESQRVSVSRYPLDLNALIAIEDSQSAVPWEQPPQVFTSGVPG; this is encoded by the coding sequence ATGAGTTATACAGGGATGCTCGGCCAGTACGCTGGGTTTGTCACACGACTCGTTGCTTTCGTTATCGATGCTCTTATCGTCATCGCTTCCATTTCGATCATCAATGGGGCGCTGACATTGATGTTGGGATTTTTCGGTATTGACGTGGCCGGCTGCCTGGCAGATGCGACCCAGTTTGCCGGTCTCTCGCTACTGTGCTGGATCGTGAACCTGGTGATTGTCGGTGTGTCCCTTTTGTTCAGCCCTGTCTATTTTATCTTCTTCTGGACATTGGCCGGACAGACGCCGGGTAAGGCAATCATGGGAATCCGTGTCGTTCGCCTGGATGGCCAGAAGGTTTCGCTGTGGACAGCCTTGGTTCGCTATATTGGTTATTTCGTTTCGTTCTTTCTGGCGGGGATTGGCTTTCTGTGGGTGTTGATCGACGACCGCCGGCAGGGCTTTCACGATAAACTCGCCAAGACCAGCGTGCTTTACGCCTGGGACGCGGAACAGAATGAGTTGTTGGTTGCCAGGGTCGAGGGACGTTTGCGGGGCGGTGATGCAAGCGCTTCGCTGGAAGCGATGTGGACCAATGATTTCGAAATCGGCAAGAAATACGATCTGCTCATGGTATTGGCCGATAATTTTCGTAAGGTGCGTTCCAGCTTCAACGCTCTGCAACGCGCAATGAACGAGGGTTCCTTCACGGTCAACAAGGGAGGCCTCTACGTCAAAGACCTGCAAGGGGAATTGGTGCCTCTTGCCGGAAGAGACCTGGCCATCGAAGATACTTATCTGGCTGTCCTCGACCAGGGCAAACATTGGGGTATACCCCCTGACATTCAGCAGGAAATAGAAAGCGAAGTGCCGCCCAGCGGTTTTGTGATGGTGATCATTCTGGAACGGCCCTCGGCAGATATTGCATACCAGATATTGGAGAGCCAGCGTGTCTCAGTCTCACGTTATCCTCTCGATCTTAACGCGCTGATAGCGATCGAGGATTCACAGTCTGCTGTACCCTGGGAACAACCGCCCCAGGTTTTCACCTCTGGCGTCCCAGGTTAA
- a CDS encoding two-component regulator propeller domain-containing protein yields MASMAAPSPGALMRRFLAVLLLILLGQALLGTRPVSASPQPPQASGTNDPISIPNQPVEFEHISLDEGLSSSTVTAVLEDSRGFMWFGTARGLNQYDGYQFKTFVHDPDDPGSIGADDVLSIVEDLEGVLWIGTSAGLDRFDRDEGRFTRFTLPDDDGDQVPTPVNALFEDRAGFLWVGAGNGLFHFDRETGNFHSHQRSPNNPGGLGDSPVYAIFEDNSGVLWIGARRGLYAWPPEAERFKYHRPNLEAPRWEHNVVQSIAEDQEGMLWIGTGGGGFFRFDPTTYQFSQHLLNPRDVEGLTYNNVAETYVDSQGVLWIGSVGGGLYQLDPHSGELIAHRSDPGTEESLSSNYILSLAESQPGVLWVGTWGGGVNKYDRLKRKFLHIRHDPAVADGLSPNPVIALLEDSRGLLWIGTEGGGMSVHDLETGMWRTYRHDRDDPTSLNSDYVTSFLEDRAGNIWVGTWEGGLCRFDVETEQCTTFRPDPLDPTSLGSDITRLLFQDENGTLWIAAFGAGLDRLEQPEMASPDAEFFHYWTVPNVPNRLSGNRIIQLTEDAGGIFWLATMDGGLNRFDRGTGEFTNYREDPGQPGSLSSDATLAVTIDSSGDTWVGTDAGLNRFDPDTGTFEVFTQKDGLPDDSIMGILEDDAGYLWLSTQRGLARFNPRTGASRNFTQNDGLQGYEFNLGYAKSESGPLYFGGIDGLNVVYPGHIPANPYVPPVVLTSLKQNGSDISEGKASDGLEKITLRWPSNDLEFEYAALNFSQPERNQYAYFLDGFDSDWNYVGDRRFGRYTNLPGGDYLLRVKASNSDGVWNDEGASLAISVVPPFWQTRWFQGLALGLLVASAFLAYRLRVRSIEDRSHELESEVAFRTYEIQERNQELDALYRADEELYSHLQLDDVLQSLVNIAVDSLQADKSVVLGWGESREKLVARVERGFSPEVVGQLVFEPGKGVAGHVARTGEAVAVRDATNNEWLAGESPETVAIVLAEGIRSFMHLPITVNNEVFGVFNVSYTKLHAFGENEKRTFSALAQRAAQAIENARMFDAEQRRAEQFQVISEVGSQITAIMSVEEILQRTARLIEDTFGYYHVGIGLVEGDQVIYRYGAGDLWDDAGFDFEPAQLKVGSEGVTGWVAATGKPLSVPDVREEPRYVLMQGSETRSELTVPMIVKGKVIGVLDVQSRCLNAFDDIDLTVLQALAHQAGAAIENTQLYEQAQKAAVVEERSRLARDLHDAVTQSLFSATLLSEVLPTTWESDRQEGETLLRELSQLNRGALAEMRTLLLELRPAVLADADLADLMNQLADAVTGRTGMPVDVQADKDCRLEHDVHIALYRIAQEALNNVVKHSRAGHVTVQLKCMTGSGNGQGDEQFCRIKLQISDDGIGFDPEAIPQGRLGLGIIQERAEAIGADLSIETAPGEGSRVTVTWRGSPTEGDSGSSPDGALAGTTVPEDYGDVNNGQG; encoded by the coding sequence ATGGCATCGATGGCAGCTCCCTCTCCCGGCGCTTTGATGCGCCGATTCTTGGCGGTGCTGCTCTTGATTCTCCTGGGGCAGGCACTGCTGGGCACGCGCCCGGTTTCTGCTTCACCACAACCCCCGCAGGCATCAGGCACCAATGACCCTATTTCTATTCCCAACCAACCGGTAGAATTCGAGCATATCTCGTTGGACGAGGGGCTAAGCAGCAGCACCGTGACGGCGGTGCTGGAAGATAGCCGGGGTTTCATGTGGTTCGGAACTGCCAGGGGCCTGAATCAGTATGATGGCTACCAGTTCAAGACCTTTGTGCATGATCCTGACGACCCGGGCAGCATCGGTGCAGACGACGTATTGTCGATTGTTGAAGATCTGGAGGGGGTTCTGTGGATCGGTACCTCCGCCGGCCTTGATCGATTCGATCGTGACGAAGGGCGGTTCACACGCTTCACACTGCCCGACGACGATGGTGATCAAGTGCCGACTCCTGTCAATGCCCTGTTCGAGGATCGGGCCGGGTTCCTGTGGGTTGGTGCGGGAAATGGTCTCTTTCACTTCGATCGCGAGACGGGCAATTTTCACTCTCATCAGCGCAGCCCGAATAACCCAGGGGGATTGGGGGACTCGCCCGTCTATGCCATTTTCGAAGACAATTCCGGGGTCCTCTGGATCGGCGCACGGCGAGGCCTTTATGCCTGGCCACCGGAAGCTGAGCGCTTCAAATATCACCGGCCAAACCTGGAAGCGCCGCGTTGGGAACACAATGTTGTTCAATCCATCGCCGAAGACCAGGAAGGCATGCTCTGGATCGGCACCGGCGGCGGCGGCTTTTTCCGCTTTGACCCAACCACCTATCAATTTTCCCAGCACCTGCTCAATCCTCGGGATGTGGAAGGTTTAACCTACAATAACGTTGCAGAAACCTATGTGGACAGCCAGGGTGTCCTGTGGATTGGCTCTGTGGGGGGTGGTCTCTACCAACTGGACCCGCATTCGGGCGAACTCATCGCTCATCGGTCAGATCCGGGCACGGAAGAAAGCCTGAGCTCCAACTACATTCTGAGTCTCGCCGAGAGCCAACCGGGCGTGCTCTGGGTAGGTACCTGGGGCGGGGGCGTGAACAAATATGATCGCCTCAAACGGAAGTTTTTGCACATACGCCACGATCCTGCCGTCGCTGACGGTCTCAGTCCGAATCCGGTTATTGCCCTGCTGGAGGACAGCCGGGGCTTGTTGTGGATTGGCACCGAGGGGGGAGGGATGAGTGTTCACGACCTGGAGACGGGGATGTGGCGCACCTACCGGCACGATCGCGATGATCCAACCAGCCTCAATAGCGACTACGTCACCTCTTTTCTGGAGGATCGCGCCGGCAATATCTGGGTGGGCACCTGGGAGGGAGGGCTTTGCCGCTTCGATGTCGAGACTGAACAATGTACCACCTTCCGGCCCGATCCTCTTGATCCCACGAGCCTGGGCAGCGACATCACCAGGCTGCTGTTCCAGGATGAAAACGGAACGCTTTGGATTGCCGCTTTTGGCGCTGGGCTTGATCGCCTGGAGCAACCGGAAATGGCATCGCCCGACGCCGAGTTCTTTCACTATTGGACCGTTCCCAATGTGCCCAACCGGCTGAGTGGCAATCGGATCATTCAGTTGACAGAGGATGCTGGCGGGATATTCTGGCTTGCTACCATGGATGGTGGGCTCAACCGTTTCGATCGCGGGACGGGAGAGTTCACAAACTACCGGGAGGATCCCGGTCAACCGGGCAGTCTGAGCAGCGATGCCACGCTGGCGGTGACCATCGATTCAAGCGGTGATACGTGGGTAGGTACTGACGCCGGATTAAACCGTTTTGATCCCGACACCGGCACGTTTGAGGTCTTCACTCAGAAGGATGGTCTGCCCGATGATTCCATCATGGGAATCCTGGAGGATGACGCTGGCTATCTCTGGTTGAGCACCCAGAGAGGATTGGCCAGGTTCAATCCCCGTACCGGCGCTTCGAGAAACTTCACGCAGAACGACGGGTTGCAGGGCTACGAGTTCAACCTTGGGTACGCCAAGAGTGAGAGCGGTCCACTCTATTTTGGCGGGATCGACGGTCTGAATGTTGTATATCCCGGGCATATTCCGGCCAATCCCTACGTGCCGCCGGTCGTTTTGACTTCACTGAAGCAGAATGGCAGCGATATATCGGAAGGCAAGGCTTCGGACGGTCTGGAGAAAATCACGTTACGCTGGCCCAGCAATGATCTGGAGTTTGAGTATGCGGCATTGAATTTCAGCCAACCGGAGCGCAACCAGTATGCCTACTTCCTGGATGGTTTCGATTCCGATTGGAACTACGTCGGCGACCGGCGCTTTGGCCGCTACACGAATCTGCCGGGCGGCGACTACCTGTTGCGGGTGAAGGCCAGCAACAGCGATGGCGTTTGGAACGATGAGGGAGCTTCATTGGCTATTAGCGTTGTGCCACCCTTCTGGCAGACGCGCTGGTTCCAGGGATTGGCACTTGGATTGCTGGTCGCATCAGCGTTCCTGGCATACCGGTTGCGGGTTCGCAGCATCGAAGACCGCAGCCATGAATTGGAATCGGAGGTCGCCTTCCGCACCTACGAAATTCAGGAACGAAATCAGGAGCTGGACGCTCTCTACCGGGCTGACGAGGAACTGTACAGCCATCTGCAACTGGACGACGTTCTCCAGTCATTGGTCAATATTGCGGTAGACTCCCTCCAGGCCGATAAGAGCGTCGTGCTTGGTTGGGGTGAGAGCAGAGAAAAACTGGTGGCGCGTGTCGAGCGGGGTTTCTCCCCAGAAGTTGTCGGACAACTGGTCTTTGAGCCGGGCAAGGGGGTCGCCGGTCACGTGGCGAGGACAGGGGAGGCTGTCGCAGTTCGCGATGCAACCAACAATGAGTGGCTGGCAGGGGAAAGCCCTGAAACGGTTGCAATCGTCCTGGCGGAAGGTATCCGCTCCTTCATGCATCTGCCGATCACTGTGAACAACGAGGTCTTTGGCGTATTCAACGTCAGCTATACTAAGCTGCACGCCTTCGGCGAAAACGAAAAGCGTACCTTTTCGGCCCTTGCCCAACGGGCTGCCCAGGCGATCGAGAACGCCAGGATGTTCGACGCGGAGCAGCGCCGGGCTGAGCAGTTCCAGGTCATCAGCGAAGTTGGCAGCCAGATCACCGCCATAATGTCGGTCGAGGAAATCCTGCAACGAACCGCTCGTTTGATCGAGGATACCTTCGGGTATTATCATGTGGGCATCGGGCTGGTCGAGGGAGACCAGGTCATCTATCGCTACGGCGCCGGCGATCTCTGGGACGACGCCGGGTTTGACTTTGAACCAGCTCAATTGAAGGTGGGCAGTGAGGGGGTAACCGGCTGGGTCGCGGCAACAGGCAAGCCGCTCTCTGTGCCTGATGTGCGAGAGGAACCGCGCTATGTGTTGATGCAGGGCAGCGAAACCCGCTCGGAACTGACCGTACCGATGATCGTCAAAGGAAAGGTGATCGGTGTGCTCGACGTGCAGAGTCGCTGCTTGAATGCCTTTGATGATATAGATCTGACGGTGCTTCAGGCATTGGCCCATCAGGCGGGCGCCGCGATTGAGAATACCCAGCTCTACGAGCAGGCGCAGAAGGCGGCTGTGGTTGAAGAGAGGAGCCGCCTGGCTCGCGACCTGCACGATGCAGTGACGCAGTCTCTCTTCTCTGCAACCTTGCTTTCTGAGGTGCTGCCGACTACCTGGGAGAGTGACCGGCAGGAAGGGGAAACCTTGCTTCGGGAACTGAGCCAGCTCAACCGGGGCGCGCTGGCAGAGATGCGAACACTGCTGCTTGAGCTTCGCCCAGCGGTTCTGGCCGATGCCGATCTGGCCGACCTCATGAACCAACTTGCCGACGCCGTCACGGGGCGAACCGGGATGCCAGTCGATGTTCAGGCTGACAAGGACTGCAGGCTGGAGCATGATGTGCATATAGCGCTCTACCGAATCGCTCAGGAGGCACTCAACAATGTGGTCAAACACTCCAGAGCAGGTCATGTCACGGTTCAACTGAAATGCATGACCGGATCGGGCAACGGCCAGGGCGATGAACAATTTTGCCGGATCAAGTTGCAGATTAGCGACGATGGGATTGGCTTCGATCCGGAGGCGATCCCGCAGGGCCGGCTGGGCCTGGGTATCATTCAGGAACGGGCTGAGGCGATCGGTGCGGACCTGAGCATCGAAACTGCGCCCGGGGAGGGGTCCCGTGTCACCGTGACATGGCGAGGGTCACCCACTGAGGGGGATTCTGGTTCTTCGCCCGATGGTGCGCTGGCAGGCACAACAGTCCCGGAAGATTACGGAGATGTCAACAATGGACAAGGCTGA